A genomic window from Neoarius graeffei isolate fNeoGra1 chromosome 5, fNeoGra1.pri, whole genome shotgun sequence includes:
- the uts2r3 gene encoding urotensin-2 receptor, with amino-acid sequence MENSGLVSLFSSPAPSYTFSFLSNLSTPSSSPSVYPSPSVASTALFCFFLSLLSLLGILGNLYTLGLLIQRRRGPRRRRSMAPSCCLTPGCLGTFSPSHSPNSSPTSSSSSSSSLHLQVLSLALADLLYLSTAPFIVYDSLASDWAFGELGCRLLLSLDLLTMHASIFTLTAMSLDRYRAVADPLAASSAPTSGLRRVVLAWGLAVALSLPMMITLHLEDGENQEGKLCVPAWDEQSSKAYLSVLFCTSILGPGLAIGGLYAALGRHYWVSQTQLAWAGSCSANPPRSPRPKVLLLILGIVLAFWACFLPFWIWQLLPLYRPDVLRVVPVGTQVTVNRILTGLTYGNSCVNPFFYTLLTGKRHRPSRQTTSTAAPFCQKGSEHQ; translated from the coding sequence ATGGAAAACTCAGGCTTGGTCTCCCTCTTCTCTTCCCCAGCTCCATCTTACACCTTTTCTTTCCTCTCTAACCTGTCCACCCCTtcctcttctccctcagtttatcCATCCCCGAGTGTAGCCTCCACagctcttttttgtttctttctctcaCTCCTTTCCCTTCTGGGGATTCTGGGAAACCTCTACACTCTGGGGCTTCTCATTCAGCGGCGCAGGGGCCCCAGAAGGAGACGCAGTATGGCACCAAGCTGCTGTTTGACTCCTGGTTGCCTTGGAACATTTTCCCCATCTCACTCTCCTAATTCATCTCCCACCTCGTCCTCCTCGTCTTCTTCTTCACTTCATCTGCAGGTTCTGAGTCTGGCGTTGGCAGATCTACTTTACCTTTCCACGGCACCCTTTATTGTCTATGACAGCCTGGCATCTGATTGGGCCTTTGGTGAACTCGGCTGCCGCCtcctgctcagcctggacctgcTCACCATGCACGCCAGCATCTTCACACTGACTGCAATGAGTCTGGACCGATACCGTGCCGTGGCCGACCCACTTGCTGCCTCTTCAGCTCCTACTTCAGGCCTGCGACGTGTGGTTCTGGCATGGGGCCTTGCGGTGGCACTCAGCCTACCCATGATGATCACTCTGCATCTGGAGGATGGAGAAAACCAGGAGGGTAAACTGTGTGTTCCAGCATGGGATGAGCAAAGCTCTAAAGCTTACCTAAGTGTACTCTTCTGCACCAGTATCCTAGGACCAGGCCTGGCCATCGGGGGTCTGTATGCAGCTTTGGGGCGTCACTACTGGGTTTCACAGACACAGTTGGCCTGGGCCGGTAGCTGTAGCGCTAACCCACCCCGTTCTCCTAGACCCAAAGTCCTGCTTCTCATCCTGGGAATTGTGCTTGCATTCTGGGCCTGTTTCCTCCCATTCTGGATCTGGCAGTTGCTACCACTCTATCGACCAGACGTTCTACGTGTGGTACCAGTAGGCACACAGGTCACCGTTAACCGGATCCTAACAGGACTAACGTATGGGAACTCATGTGTAAatccatttttttacacattactGACAGGAAAGCGGCACCGGCCCAGCAGGCAGACAACAAGTACAGCTGCTCCATTCTGCCAAAAGGGAAGTGAACACCAGTGA